The genomic segment ATTTCTTTGCCAGCTTGGGGCTTATATCAGCGGCAACATCGTATGCACTGCTGCCGTTCGCTATCTCTCTGTTACTTCCATCTGCCAGGATTATATTCATATCCAGCTCCATATAATTACTATTGGTACAAGTTTAAGGAATATAGACACCTACACCCTCTTTGTCAAGGCATAGAGCGGGGATATCTGTACCTCTAAGTCCTTTTAGATAAAGGGTTGAGGCCGGCAGCTATCATATTCTGACAATTTTTTATTGACAAAACCGCATAAATCAATAAGATTCTCTTTCTTGATGGGGGTATAGCTCAGCTGGGAGAGCGCAACACTGGCAGTGTTGAGGTCAGGAGTTCGAGCCTCCTTACCTCCATTTTACAAAGGCTGACTACTTGAAAAGTAGTCAGCCTTTGTAAAATGGTCTAAATTATATCTATGGAATTTTCCATCCATGGAAATTCCATAGGTTTAATAGCTGGCTCTAACGTTTACACTCAAGAGAAAACAACGTGAGACCTGAAGTGGTTTTTCGTTAAACAGGTGACTAGTAGCCAACATTCTGTTTAGCTAATAACACTCTTAGTCTTCCCCGAATGTTTTACAGCCGAATGAGCTCTTTTGGAACCGCCCGGAAGTTTTGGCCGCACGTGATAAACTGAATATCCTGTAAATATTGAATACTAAAATGTATGAAGTGCGGTTACACTCCTCAGCATCAGCAAAACTTCAGGTGGAAAAAGAGTGAAATGAGGGAACCGCCATCTCTTACGAATTTATGAATATAAATGAGTAACAATGGCGGCTGGAAAACCCTGAGGGAAAGCGTTTTGCTTACTTTTGCGAACCAAAAGTAAGTCGTGCTTCAGCACGAAATACATAAATTAGTGATTAATTTCGTATATAATTACGTAAAAAATAAGACTAAGGGGAAATTTTTAGGGAAAAGTTTCCCCTTAGAATCCCCTCAAAAACCCATTTCAAAGATAATTATAAAGCTTAGTACGTAATAAGATTTTATATTTCTCTGCATATAGTAACACTTATATATTTATTTTTATACATGTCAATATTTATACTCAATAGAAAATAACTTGCAATTGATAAATATTCTTTGTAAGGTGTCATTAAGATTTAATTAAGGAGGATGCAATGGCACTAAGTAAGAAACTGTTCATTTCCATGGTAATCGCTGTTATGACAGCGGGAACAGCTATGGCAGCTGACAAACTAATGAAGCAGGCTCAGGACCTCTTCGAACCTATCCCTTACGGACCCCCGGCAATCAAGGACAACCCCATCACCAACGACAAGATCGAACTCGGTAAAATGCTTTACTTCGAACCACGGCTTTCTAAAAGCGGCTTCATAAGCTGTAACTCATGTCACAACGTGGGCATGGGCGGGGACGACTTTCAGGAGACCTCCGTGGGCCATGGCTGGCAGAGAGGCCCGAGAAACGCACCCACGGTTCTTAACTCGGTATATAACGTTGCGCAGTTCTGGGACGGCAGAGCCAGCGACCTCAAAGAGCAGGCCAAAGGACCTATTCAGGCCGGCGTTGAGATGAACAACACCCCCGAGCAGGTTGTGGAAACACTCAACAGTATGCCTGAATATGTCGCACTATTTGAGAAAGCCTTCCCCGGACAGGATGATCCCGTAACATTCGACAACATGGCAAGAGCCATCGAAGCCTTCGAGGCAACCCTCGTAACTCCCGATTCCAGATTCGACCATTTCCTTAAAGGTGATGCCACTGCACTTAGCACTGAAGAGAAGAAAGGTCTTGATGCCTTCGTAAATAAGGGCTGTGTGGACTGCCACAGCGGCGTTAACATGGGGGGCGACAACTACTACCCCTTCGGTGTAATGGAGAAGCCCGCCTCTGAGATACTTGCAGGTGACAAAGGGCGATATAAGGTTACCCAGACCGAGGGTGACGAGTATCTCTTCAAATCCCCCTCGCTCAGAAACATCGAGCTAACAGCACCCTACTTCCATTCCGGTAAAGTATGGACACTCAGGGAATCCGTCAGGGTTATGAGCTCTGCCCAGCTTGGTATATCACTGAGCGATGAAGAGGTTGACCAGATTACAGCGTTCCTCAGAACAACCACAGGTATTCAGCCCGAGGTTGTTTACCCCATACTCCCTGCAACAAGGAACGACACACCCAGACCTGCGAAATAATAATACAACAAGAGTCCCGGTACTATCCGGGGCTCTTTTATTTCATCGTTGTAATCCAAACCCCCGCCAACGTAACGCCGCCTGCGATGATCTGCATAGTATTGAGTGACTCACCGAGGATACTCCAACCGAAAACAACCGCCGCCACAGGTACGAGGTTTATAAACGATGAGGCCTCGGCAGCATCTATCCGGCTGAGAGCCCAATTATAGAGCCCGAAGGCTCCCAAAGTAACAAACGCACCCATATATATGACAGCCAGATACGATAAAATACCCGCATCAAAGCCACCCTCTGCAAGGGATATAGCACCCGGGATGAAGAAAACGCACCCGGCGATAACCTGAAACATCGTAAGATCGAAGGAGCTGAAACGTCTGCTCAGCTGTTTCAGCATCACCATGCTCGCCGCCGCACAGGCCATTGCGCCGAACTCCATTATATTGCCCAGCACAGGGTTTGATGCATCACCATCCTCCGAAGCGCCCATTGTGAGCCATATCACTCCCCCTACGGAGACTGCGAGACCGAAGGCTGTTCTGGCAGATAGCTTTTCTCCCAGCATCGACCAGCCGAAGAACGCCACAAGCAAAGGAACGATGGAGGAGATAACCCCCGCCTGGGAGGATGTTGTGAATCTGAGAGCATTGGCCTCAAGTATGTAGTATGCGCAGGGGAGGAACGTAACCATAACCCCGATACGCAGGATATCCAGCTTTCTATATTTAAGGCGGGTAAGCCTCGGCAGGAACGGGAGGATCAGAATAAGAGCCACGAACATCCTGAGCCAGATAACCTGCATGGGGGTTATCTCCCTCAGCGCAAAACGCATCCCCACAAAGGAACTCCCCCAGAAGATAACAGCACCCATGAGTGCGGCAATGGAGATAAGCTTGGCGGGAGCTGGTCTGGTAACGATAGCATCGGTCTTAACTGTCATAAATATCCACCTCTGGTGAGTTATTTACCGGAAAGGCGGGAAAAAGGTATTGTATGAAATTGCTGTTCATTTTAATGCGGCGGCGTAATCACCGGGGGTTACGCCTGTTATGTCCTTAAACTTGCGGGTGAAGTGGCTCTGATCGTAAAAACCTGCTGAAAGAGCAGCATCCGCAGGTGAAGAACCTGCCCTGAGCATCCCCCTCCCCTTCTCGATCCTCTTCATTGTGCGGTAGGTATGGGGCGCCATGCCGGTGCTCTGCTTGAATATGCGGACGAAGTGATAACGGCTAGTACCAATCTCTGAGGCAATATCGCTAATAGAGAGCTTCTTCTCAAGGTTCCCTGAGAGCATCTCTTTTGCTTCGGCGATGCGCCTGTGTTCCGAATATCCGTCGTGAAGGCTTCGGATATTCAGACTCGTTGCGCCTTCAAGCATCTCTCCTACGGATGTGTACAGAACTGTCTCCACCTCTATGAGATCCTCCGCTGAAGAGTAAAGCTCCGTGAGAGCATTGAGCCTGCGGAATATGAACCGGTTCCTGCAGATAAGCTGTTCGAACTCCGGCAACACACCATCCTTTTCGAGGATATCTGAAACGATATCCTTCATTTTGTCGATGGTTATAAACAGCATACGATAATTCAGCTCTGTACCGGGAAAGGGATTGCCAGTATGCACCATTCCCGGATTGATAAGGGCAGTCTCACCTGAGTAGAGATACCCCCTCTCATCATAATCCTCAAGGCAGTAGGACAATCCATCCACCATTACACCAAAGGCGTAGATATCATCATGGGCGTGCTTGGGGAACATGTGCTCACTGCGAAGTGCGGTGCACACCTCAACACCCTTGATTTCAGGTTTTCTCATGAAAACAATGTCACGCTTCATGACATCCAATATACACCTCTTCCATGATTTTTATTGTAAAATTTTGCTCTAATCGTTCTAAAGTATCTTATTGACGCAAAGACCGGATAACGGATATTTTGAAAGATGAACATAATCCTTATTCAAAAAGAGGAACTGACAGGTAACAGAGCTGTTATACGAGGGGAAAGGCATGCGCACATGCGCAGTGTGCTGAAATGCACCCCCGGAAAAACAATCAAAGCCGGAATTCTGAACGGATTAATGGGAACAGCGGATGTCGTCTCCATAAACGATGATGAGGCAGTTCTGGATATCGCCGCTGCAGAAAAGCCACCCGCCCCCAGAGAGATAAGTGTTATCCTCGCACTCCCCCGCCCGAAGGTTTTCCGCAGGATATTCTTCTTCCTCGTCTGCGCCGGAATAAAGGATATACATATAATAAACACCTGGCGTGTGGAGAAGAGCTACTGGAAAAGCCCATACCTTGAGAATACGGGCGAATACGCCTTCGAAGCGCTCCAACAGGCCAAGGACACTATTATGCCGAAGGTAAGCTTCCATAGATTTTTCATGGACTTCGTCAAGAATGAGCTGCCGGAAATCTCGAAGGATAAAAGCAGATGGCTTGCAGAGCCCACCGCAGAAAAGGGTGAAGAGCTTAAGGAGCCGGCTGTTATTGCCATCGGCCCCGAAGGGGGATTCATCCAGCGGGAGATCGATACTTTCATAAGATGCGGGTTTAAAGGTTTCTCCTTCGGAGAAAGGATACTGACAACGGAGCACGCTGTGCCGTATATTATCGGAAGGTTTGGTTAAAAAAACCCCCGCCTTCGGCGTGGCGGGGGAATGTTCAGTCAGGAGGTATGTCTACCTCGCAGTCCTCGCCATGAAGACATCATCTATCTCTTTCTTAAAGTGGTACATATTCCCCACATAAGTTACATCAGCAGTATCTGCCAGATACTCTATCTCACCCATATCTAGGGTGGTTTTGCCAAACATATCCTTCGTACTGACAGTACGCTCGTTCCAGGGCTCGAAGGAGTGCATGCTCAGCAGATAGAAATGCTTCTGGGTAATGGCTATCCGAGCCAGAACGACATTACGGTAGGAATCGAGTTCCCGATCATAAATGCGGAATACATCCCCCACCACGTGTTGTCCGATACTGTTCATAACAACTCCTCATTAAAAAGTTAACTATAGAATACACTTTTAATGCAAAAATTCAACTAATAATTATATTAACATTTAGGTATATTTAATAATCTGTAGAAAGATAAAAACGATATAATATTATCCTGTGCCTGACTTTTCCATTAAATATAAAGATTGTAACATTTTCATTAAGAGCAATAGATTAGAAACTGTATATTGTATACATTATACAGTCTGACCATTGTTAAAACCTGTCGGTTCCCAAGCATCGACATTATTATAAACATGTTTTATAGAGATCTGTCTCCTTGTAAGAAATAATTGTGAATGGTGCACCGCAGTATATATATGGTATA from the Limisalsivibrio acetivorans genome contains:
- a CDS encoding cytochrome-c peroxidase — its product is MALSKKLFISMVIAVMTAGTAMAADKLMKQAQDLFEPIPYGPPAIKDNPITNDKIELGKMLYFEPRLSKSGFISCNSCHNVGMGGDDFQETSVGHGWQRGPRNAPTVLNSVYNVAQFWDGRASDLKEQAKGPIQAGVEMNNTPEQVVETLNSMPEYVALFEKAFPGQDDPVTFDNMARAIEAFEATLVTPDSRFDHFLKGDATALSTEEKKGLDAFVNKGCVDCHSGVNMGGDNYYPFGVMEKPASEILAGDKGRYKVTQTEGDEYLFKSPSLRNIELTAPYFHSGKVWTLRESVRVMSSAQLGISLSDEEVDQITAFLRTTTGIQPEVVYPILPATRNDTPRPAK
- a CDS encoding DMT family transporter, producing the protein MTVKTDAIVTRPAPAKLISIAALMGAVIFWGSSFVGMRFALREITPMQVIWLRMFVALILILPFLPRLTRLKYRKLDILRIGVMVTFLPCAYYILEANALRFTTSSQAGVISSIVPLLVAFFGWSMLGEKLSARTAFGLAVSVGGVIWLTMGASEDGDASNPVLGNIMEFGAMACAAASMVMLKQLSRRFSSFDLTMFQVIAGCVFFIPGAISLAEGGFDAGILSYLAVIYMGAFVTLGAFGLYNWALSRIDAAEASSFINLVPVAAVVFGWSILGESLNTMQIIAGGVTLAGVWITTMK
- a CDS encoding AraC family transcriptional regulator, giving the protein MKRDIVFMRKPEIKGVEVCTALRSEHMFPKHAHDDIYAFGVMVDGLSYCLEDYDERGYLYSGETALINPGMVHTGNPFPGTELNYRMLFITIDKMKDIVSDILEKDGVLPEFEQLICRNRFIFRRLNALTELYSSAEDLIEVETVLYTSVGEMLEGATSLNIRSLHDGYSEHRRIAEAKEMLSGNLEKKLSISDIASEIGTSRYHFVRIFKQSTGMAPHTYRTMKRIEKGRGMLRAGSSPADAALSAGFYDQSHFTRKFKDITGVTPGDYAAALK
- a CDS encoding 16S rRNA (uracil(1498)-N(3))-methyltransferase, whose translation is MNIILIQKEELTGNRAVIRGERHAHMRSVLKCTPGKTIKAGILNGLMGTADVVSINDDEAVLDIAAAEKPPAPREISVILALPRPKVFRRIFFFLVCAGIKDIHIINTWRVEKSYWKSPYLENTGEYAFEALQQAKDTIMPKVSFHRFFMDFVKNELPEISKDKSRWLAEPTAEKGEELKEPAVIAIGPEGGFIQREIDTFIRCGFKGFSFGERILTTEHAVPYIIGRFG